A single Glycine soja cultivar W05 chromosome 14, ASM419377v2, whole genome shotgun sequence DNA region contains:
- the LOC114385047 gene encoding L-type lectin-domain containing receptor kinase VIII.2-like produces the protein MIGISFVLCHAAMASLSNILLMFCLFNLLAYPVSVHSAGEVPINVTKHFSFYNFSFSNNPRLVHDVKLLGSAKFSNEKGALQIPNESEDIRHQAGRGIYSFPIRLLDPSTKTPASFQTTFSFQMNNSTASEQAAYGGSGLTFIIVPDEFTVGRSGPWLGMLNDACENDYKAVAVEFDTRKNPEFGDPNDNHVGINLGTIVSTKVINVSDVGLSLKDGSVYRAWITYDGPQRRMDIRLGKANQEDYPSKPMFSESMDLSPYLNEYMFVGFSASTGNHTQIHNLLSWNFTSTSQAFLHLPSSESCQGKILLENSTAATEPTNSQKSSKNEPPRSFLIFVAAVALALALFLGFYFISKHRRNAAKLNTSVETELHMPRPPNKPRRFAFSQLSTATRSFSEIELLGSDNRGEYYRGKLSGGSQVAVKRFSAQFLSTHGSDKKRLLKEIKGISHVRHPNLLPVRGWCQDNHEIMVAYDFVPNGSLDKWLFGAGVLPWTRRFKVIKDVADGLSFLHTKQLAHKNLKCSSVFLDVNFRAVLGDFGFVLMGAESKHFESQVCQGADVFEFGVLVLEVIAGRVRDEKEEGNPEERNLLGYAWNLHQIDEKVKLVDKRMGSLINLEQAIRALEIGLLCTLNENKGRPSMEQVVDFLLNMDKPIPELPRTRPVALFPYNSANTGLCNAYSCTF, from the coding sequence ATGATTGGAATTTCGTTTGTTCTCTGTCATGCTGCTATGGCTTCCTTATCGAATATCTTACTGATGTTTTGTTTGTTCAATCTTCTAGCATACCCAGTTTCAGTTCATTCAGCTGGTGAAGTTCCAATTAATGTGACAAAGCACTTTTCCTTCTATAACTTCAGcttcagcaacaaccccagattAGTCCATGATGTGAAGCTCCTAGGCAGTGCCAAGTTCTCAAATGAAAAGGGTGCTCTTCAAATCCCCAATGAATCAGAAGATATAAGACACCAAGCTGGTAGAGGCATCTATTCCTTCCCAATTCGCCTGCTAGATCCAAGCACCAAGACTCCAGCTTCATTTCAAACCACTTTCTCTTTCCAAATGAACAATTCCACTGCCTCTGAGCAAGCTGCTTATGGAGGAAGTGGCCTCACTTTCATCATTGTCCCTGATGAGTTCACCGTTGGAAGGTCGGGACCGTGGCTTGGCATGCTCAATGATGCTTGTGAGAATGACTACAAGGCAGTGGCAGTGGAGTTCGACACAAGAAAGAACCCGGAGTTTGGAGATCCAAATGACAACCATGTTGGCATCAACTTAGGTACCATAGTGTCTACTAAAGTCATCAATGTTTCTGATGTTGGATTGTCCCTTAAGGATGGTTCTGTTTACCGCGCTTGGATCACCTATGATGGTCCTCAAAGAAGAATGGACATTCGTCTTGGAAAGGCAAACCAAGAGGATTATCCTTCCAAGCCCATGTTCTCAGAATCTATGGATCTCTCTCCTTATCTAAATGAGTACATGTTTGTGGGGTTCTCAGCTTCCACAGGTAACCATACACAAATCCACAACTTACTCTCTTGGAACTTCACTTCCACAAGCCAAGCTTTTCTTCACTTGCCTTCATCTGAATCCTGCCAGGGTAAGATCTTACTTGAGAATAGCACTGCTGCCACAGAACCAACAAATTCACAGAAGTCTTCTAAGAATGAACCACCGCGAAGCTTTTTGATTTTTGTGGCAGCTGTGGCATTGGCTCTGGCTCTTTTCCTTGGCTTTTACTTCATCAGCAAGCACAGGAGAAATGCTGCCAAGTTGAACACTTCAGTGGAGACAGAGCTTCACATGCCAAGGCCTCCAAACAAACCACGGCGCTTTGCCTTTTCTCAACTTTCAACTGCAACTCGGTCATTCAGTGAGATAGAGTTGCTCGGCAGTGATAATAGAGGAGAGTACTACAGAGGGAAGCTTTCTGGTGGCAGTCAGGTGGCCGTGAAAAGGTTCTCAGCTCAGTTTCTCAGCACACATGGATCAGACAAGAAGCGTTTGTTGAAGGAAATCAAAGGCATTAGCCATGTTCGCCACCCGAATTTGCTTCCTGTTAGAGGGTGGTGTCAAGACAACCATGAAATCATGGTGGCCTATGACTTTGTCCCCAACGGCAGCCTAGATAAATGGCTATTTGGGGCCGGTGTTCTTCCGTGGACTCGGCGGTTCAAAGTTATTAAGGATGTGGCTGATGGCTTGAGCTTCCTCCATACCAAGCAACTAGCCCACAAGAACTTGAAATGCAGCAGTGTGTTTCTAGATGTCAATTTCAGAGCTGTTTTGGGTGATTTTGGGTTTGTGTTGATGGGTGCAGAATCAAAACACTTTGAGTCACAAGTGTGCCAAGGTGCTGATGTGTTTGAATTTGGTGTCCTTGTGTTGGAAGTGATAGCTGGAAGGGTAAGGGATGAGAAAGAGGAGGGAAATCCAGAAGAGAGGAACCTACTGGGTTATGCTTGGAACTTGCATCAGATTGATGAAAAGGTGAAGCTGGTGGACAAAAGGATGGGATCATTGATCAACCTGGAGCAGGCAATTCGCGCTCTTGAAATTGGGTTGCTTTGCACTCTAAATGAGAACAAAGGAAGGCCCTCAATGGAACAAGTGGTGGATTTTCTTCTCAACATGGATAAGCCTATTCCTGAGCTGCCAAGAACTCGCCCTGTTGCCTTGTTCCCCTATAATAGCGCCAACACGGGACTTTGCAATGCATATTCTTGCACTTTTTAA
- the LOC114384163 gene encoding WAT1-related protein At1g09380-like: protein MVSGTGLGIPDTRRVQGWDNKLKPVGYRVRVWGYVEESGGRTKDFTPKVWFWLFVNALMGMTLAQGLFYYGLKDTSATYAVNFLNLVPICTFFTSIIFRLEKLGLHTWAGRAKCGGAILCVGGALVTSIYKGKEFYLGHQSHHVQTVATAHETHMLRGTFVLICSCFSYTAWFLVQVQLLKVFPLRYTGTMLACVLAAIQGGIIGVCIDSSKAAWKLEWNLQLVTIVYSGALATAATFTILSWAITIKGPSYPPMFNPLALIFVAFSEAIILGEPLTVGMLLGMVLIMVGLYSFLWGKNNETMRRVQQLASAKISNVTNLSIRTESMTTIVPSSSPMNSVGLART from the exons atggtGTCTGGAACGGGATTGGGGATACCCGATACCCGTCGGGTACAGGGATGGGACAATAAACTCAAACCCGTCGGGTATCGGGTACGGGTATGGGGATATGTTGAGGAGTCAGG AGGCCGCACAAAGGATTTTACTCCGAAGGTTTGGTTTTGGTTGTTCGTTAATGCATTGATGGG GATGACTTTGGCTCAAGGATTATTCTATTATGGTCTCAAAGACACTTCTGCTACTTATGCTGTCAACTTTCTCAACTTGGTTCCTATATGTACTTTCTTTACCTCTATCATATTCAG ATTGGAGAAATTGGGGCTGCATACTTGGGCTGGTAGAGCTAAGTGTGGAGGGGCAATTTTGTGTGTTGGAGGAGCATTAGTTACCAGTATTTACAAAGGGAAGGAATTTTATCTTGGCCATCAGAGTCATCATGTTCAAACTGTTGCCACAGCACACGAAACTCACATGCTTCGGGGCacttttgttttgatttgtaGCTGCTTCTCATACACagcttggtttcttgttcaa GTCCAGTTGCTCAAAGTATTTCCACTAAGGTATACCGGAACAATGCTAGCATGCGTTTTGGCAGCAATTCAAGGAGGAATCATAGGTGTTTGCATAGATTCCAGTAAAGCTGCTTGGAAATTAGAGTGGAATCTACAACTGGTCACTATAGTGTACTCG GGAGCACTGGCTACAGCTGCTACATTCACTATATTATCTTGGGCAATTACAATCAAAGGACCTAGTTATCCCCCAATGTTCAATCCCCTGGCTCTTATTTTTGTGGCCTTTTCAGAAGCTATCATACTTGGGGAACCATTAACCGTTGGAAT GTTGCTAGGCATGGTTTTGATCATGGTGGGATTATACTCCTTTTTGTGGGGCAAAAACAATGAGACAATGCGTAGGGTTCAACAACTAGCATCTGCAAAAATATCAAACGTTACTAATTTGTCTATTCGGACAGAATCAATGACCACAATAGTGCCAAGTTCTTCACCTATGAATTCAGTAGGTCTAGCTAGAACTTGA